A stretch of the Kushneria konosiri genome encodes the following:
- the yihA gene encoding ribosome biogenesis GTP-binding protein YihA/YsxC, protein MSDVMSHHFPSATFLTSAPKLADCPADTGLEVAFAGRSNAGKSSAINTLTRQKALARTSRTPGRTQLINFFTVGDPMYRLVDLPGYGFAKVPEAVRREWQKHLAQYLRERRSLQGTVLVMDVRHPLTEFDQMMMGWADENDMPLHILLTKADKLKRGAAMGVLSKVRHQLKEWEDLISVQLFSSHDRQGVEALNERLCQWLTPGHAPAPEDRP, encoded by the coding sequence ATGTCGGATGTCATGTCTCATCATTTTCCGTCGGCCACGTTTTTGACCAGTGCCCCTAAACTGGCTGACTGTCCGGCAGATACCGGGCTGGAAGTCGCCTTTGCCGGGCGCTCCAATGCCGGCAAGTCCAGTGCCATCAATACACTGACCCGGCAAAAGGCGCTGGCGCGCACGTCGAGAACGCCCGGACGCACTCAGCTGATCAATTTTTTCACCGTAGGCGATCCCATGTATCGGCTGGTAGACCTGCCTGGTTATGGCTTTGCCAAGGTGCCGGAGGCTGTGCGCCGTGAATGGCAAAAGCATCTGGCGCAGTATCTTCGCGAGCGTCGCTCCCTGCAGGGGACGGTGCTGGTCATGGATGTCCGACATCCGCTGACCGAGTTCGACCAGATGATGATGGGCTGGGCGGATGAAAATGACATGCCCCTGCATATTCTTCTGACCAAGGCCGACAAGCTCAAGCGCGGGGCGGCCATGGGCGTGCTGTCGAAGGTGCGTCATCAGCTCAAGGAGTGGGAGGATCTGATCAGCGTGCAGCTGTTTTCCTCACATGATCGTCAGGGTGTGGAGGCGCTCAATGAACGTCTTTGTCAGTGGCTCACACCCGGTCATGCGCCGGCACCGGAAGATCGGCCCTGA
- a CDS encoding HAD family hydrolase produces the protein MIKAITFDLDDTFWDNGPVMAATEPGHYQWLDAQIGHAEHFPLEEYQRRRMALAEQHPLYRGDFTWLRRKALTGMLLEFGLAESEAQRWANDTIEHMLTLRHDVAIFEEVPEMLERLRARGIRLGAITNGNVDLERLIIAEHFDVIIKAGEALAPKPDARCFLSAMARLGAQSPREAVHVGDSWAEDALPAQRLGMHVAWIDAKNKGLPEHAPGGIHRLSHIRELEAMLAGLE, from the coding sequence ATGATCAAGGCCATCACTTTCGATCTGGACGACACCTTCTGGGACAACGGCCCGGTGATGGCCGCGACCGAGCCCGGCCACTATCAATGGCTCGATGCGCAGATCGGCCATGCCGAGCACTTCCCGCTGGAGGAGTATCAGCGCCGACGTATGGCACTGGCAGAGCAGCACCCGCTGTATCGGGGCGACTTTACCTGGCTGCGCCGCAAGGCACTGACCGGCATGCTGCTCGAGTTTGGTCTGGCCGAGAGCGAGGCACAGCGCTGGGCCAATGACACCATTGAGCACATGCTGACACTGCGCCACGATGTCGCCATCTTCGAAGAGGTGCCAGAGATGCTGGAAAGGCTGCGCGCGCGCGGCATTCGACTGGGCGCGATCACCAACGGCAACGTGGATCTGGAACGCCTGATCATTGCCGAGCACTTCGATGTAATCATCAAGGCCGGTGAAGCGCTGGCGCCCAAGCCCGATGCGCGCTGCTTTTTGTCGGCCATGGCACGCCTTGGCGCGCAGTCCCCGCGCGAGGCCGTCCATGTGGGCGATTCCTGGGCCGAAGATGCCCTGCCGGCTCAGCGCCTTGGCATGCATGTGGCCTGGATCGATGCCAAAAACAAGGGACTGCCGGAGCACGCGCCAGGCGGGATTCATCGTCTGAGCCACATTCGCGAGCTGGAGGCAATGCTGGCCGGACTGGAGTGA
- a CDS encoding tyrosine recombinase XerC: MSALEPLVDMFIEHLRYRHSPATVDAYRRDLAALTAFMAREDISSWDVLDIHHLRRFLGRERTRGLAARSLARRQAAIRRFCDLLIEQGLMSHNPARLLDTPKMPRHLPRPVDVDVLGQFLDTPHDGSPLALRDQAMLELCYSSGLRLAELAGMDLADIDTQRARVLGKGDKPRQVPIGRRAASALAEWLKIRGMLAGPHEPALFVGARGQRLGHRAIQLRMARLGRERGLPEHLHPHRLRHSFASHLLESSQDLRAVQELLGHAHLSTTQVYTRLDWQHLADTFDRAHPRAHRKTGADQHPFSHEASPFRTSDHQDETQ; the protein is encoded by the coding sequence ATGAGTGCGCTGGAGCCGCTGGTCGACATGTTTATCGAGCACCTGCGTTATCGGCATAGTCCGGCCACGGTCGATGCCTATCGTCGTGACCTGGCGGCGCTGACAGCGTTCATGGCGCGTGAGGACATTTCCTCGTGGGACGTTCTCGATATTCATCACCTGCGTCGCTTTCTGGGACGTGAACGCACCCGGGGGCTGGCTGCCCGCAGTCTGGCACGGCGACAGGCCGCCATTCGGCGCTTCTGTGATCTGCTGATCGAACAGGGCCTGATGAGCCACAATCCGGCCCGGTTGCTGGACACGCCCAAAATGCCGCGACATCTACCACGCCCGGTCGATGTCGATGTGCTGGGTCAATTTCTGGATACACCGCATGACGGCTCGCCGTTGGCACTGCGCGACCAGGCCATGCTGGAGCTTTGCTACTCCAGCGGTCTGCGACTGGCAGAGCTTGCCGGCATGGATCTGGCAGATATCGACACCCAGCGCGCTCGGGTTCTCGGCAAGGGCGACAAGCCGCGTCAGGTGCCGATCGGGCGTCGAGCCGCATCGGCACTGGCCGAGTGGCTCAAGATACGAGGCATGCTGGCAGGCCCGCACGAGCCGGCTCTGTTTGTTGGCGCCCGCGGTCAGCGTCTGGGCCATCGCGCCATTCAGCTTCGCATGGCCCGTCTTGGGCGCGAGCGCGGTCTGCCCGAACATCTGCACCCGCACCGTCTGCGTCACAGCTTTGCCAGCCATCTGCTGGAATCCAGCCAGGATCTGCGCGCCGTGCAGGAGTTGCTGGGGCATGCTCACCTCTCCACCACCCAGGTCTACACTCGACTGGACTGGCAGCATCTGGCCGATACGTTTGACCGCGCCCATCCGCGGGCACATCGAAAAACCGGTGCCGACCAGCACCCTTTTTCCCACGAAGCCTCCCCCTTCAGGACTTCAGACCATCAGGACGAGACCCAATGA
- a CDS encoding DUF484 family protein, whose translation MTDDSTAPDQPCSERLDADQVSDWLSRHPDFFEGREALLASMQIAHPQTGGAVSLVERLIATLRARTEQAEGQYQALLNAARHHDQQAGAMRALTLSLLQAESSDALAQTLTAELGERFGVAHLALWRQLSNGEWPQPPTYALDVETDQWLASTLDSACEVLTLDRTMAERLLPGTLLSEGRCTVVRLALGERHGYLVLAHPDRTGLPWVMAPDNMTWLGEVASRLLLRYSS comes from the coding sequence ATGACCGATGACAGCACTGCCCCTGATCAACCGTGTTCCGAAAGGCTTGACGCCGATCAGGTCAGCGACTGGCTTTCACGCCACCCCGACTTTTTCGAGGGACGCGAGGCACTGCTGGCCTCGATGCAGATCGCCCATCCCCAGACCGGCGGCGCCGTATCGCTGGTCGAACGGCTGATTGCGACCCTGCGCGCCCGCACCGAGCAGGCCGAGGGACAATATCAGGCGCTGTTGAACGCGGCGCGACACCATGATCAGCAGGCCGGCGCCATGCGCGCGCTGACCCTGTCGCTTTTGCAGGCCGAAAGTAGTGATGCACTGGCACAGACCCTGACCGCCGAGCTTGGCGAGCGTTTTGGCGTAGCGCATCTGGCGCTATGGCGACAGCTCTCAAACGGTGAATGGCCGCAGCCGCCCACCTACGCACTCGACGTCGAGACCGACCAGTGGCTGGCATCCACTCTGGATAGCGCCTGCGAGGTACTGACACTGGATCGCACAATGGCCGAGCGCCTGCTGCCCGGCACTCTCCTGAGCGAGGGTCGCTGTACCGTGGTCCGGCTGGCACTCGGCGAGCGTCACGGCTATCTGGTTCTGGCCCACCCTGACCGGACGGGCCTGCCGTGGGTCATGGCACCCGACAACATGACCTGGCTGGGCGAGGTCGCCTCACGCCTGCTGTTGCGTTATTCGTCATGA
- the dapF gene encoding diaminopimelate epimerase, translating into MMLHFTKMHGLGNDFMVVDLVTQRARLDSERIRALADRRFGIGFDQLLLVEPPSRPDMDFRYRIFNADGSEVENCGNGARCFARFVLDQRLTARREIAVQTAGGNLVLKVAEDGRVRVDMGAPRFAPGDIPLTADDERHAYTLDVDGEAVTMDALSMGNPHAVIDVDNVDQAPVSTLGPRIEAHPRFPRRVNVGFMEVVSRQSVRLRVFERGVGETLACGTGACAAVVSGIRRGLLDQHVDVTLPGGTLSIEWAGPGQSVIMTGPAERVFDGRIVI; encoded by the coding sequence ATGATGCTGCACTTCACCAAGATGCACGGGCTGGGCAATGACTTCATGGTGGTCGATCTGGTCACCCAGCGCGCGCGGCTCGACAGCGAACGCATTCGGGCACTGGCCGACCGTCGCTTTGGCATCGGCTTCGACCAGCTTTTGCTGGTCGAGCCACCGTCGCGTCCGGACATGGACTTTCGCTATCGCATCTTCAATGCCGACGGCAGTGAAGTGGAAAACTGCGGCAACGGTGCACGCTGCTTTGCCCGTTTCGTGCTGGATCAAAGGCTCACGGCCCGGCGCGAGATCGCCGTCCAGACGGCCGGCGGCAATCTGGTGTTAAAGGTCGCCGAGGATGGCCGGGTGCGCGTCGACATGGGGGCACCCCGCTTCGCACCGGGCGATATTCCGCTGACGGCCGACGACGAACGCCATGCCTATACGCTGGACGTCGATGGCGAGGCGGTCACCATGGACGCCCTGTCGATGGGCAACCCTCACGCCGTCATTGACGTCGACAATGTCGACCAGGCGCCCGTGTCCACCCTTGGGCCGCGGATCGAGGCGCATCCGCGCTTTCCCAGACGCGTCAATGTGGGCTTCATGGAGGTCGTGTCGCGCCAGAGCGTGCGGCTGCGCGTGTTCGAGCGCGGCGTGGGTGAGACCCTGGCCTGCGGTACCGGCGCCTGCGCCGCCGTGGTCAGCGGTATCCGACGCGGTCTGCTGGATCAGCACGTCGATGTCACCCTGCCCGGTGGCACCCTGAGTATTGAATGGGCCGGTCCAGGACAGTCGGTCATCATGACCGGTCCGGCCGAACGCGTCTTTGACGGCCGTATCGTGATATAG
- the lysA gene encoding diaminopimelate decarboxylase, with the protein MSTHFVWHDEQLHVEQLPLASVAERFGTPCYVYSAAAFRQHFLDYARPLEGTRHLICYALKTNSNLAILNLLARLGAGFDIVSRGELERVLAAGGDPGRVVFSGVGKREDEMVRALEAGIKCFNVESEAELECLNEVAGRRDQVAAISIRVNPDVDARTHPYISTGLKDNKFGIAIADAERVYQRAAELSHVNPVGIDCHIGSQLTELSPFLDALDRLLALYDRLGDQGIHIEHLDLGGGLGVDYAGETPPPVADYIAALRQRIGDRDVELIFEPGRSIAANAGVLLTRIEYLKPGEAKNFAIVDAAMNDLIRPTLYQAWQNITRVDQRQTHETKHWDIVGPVCESGDYLGKDRELAVAQGDLLAVHSAGAYGFVMASNYNTRSRPPEVMVVGDQMHLVREREPLAALWAGEALLPEAAIAPQGSHAS; encoded by the coding sequence ATGAGCACGCATTTTGTCTGGCACGATGAGCAGCTGCATGTTGAGCAGCTGCCGCTTGCAAGCGTGGCCGAACGCTTCGGCACGCCCTGCTATGTCTATTCAGCCGCGGCCTTTCGCCAGCACTTTCTGGATTACGCCCGGCCGCTCGAGGGCACTCGGCATCTGATCTGCTACGCCCTCAAGACCAACTCGAATCTGGCCATTCTCAATCTGCTGGCCCGTCTGGGCGCAGGCTTTGACATCGTCTCACGCGGTGAGCTCGAGCGCGTACTGGCCGCCGGGGGCGATCCGGGCCGGGTGGTCTTTTCAGGCGTCGGAAAGCGCGAGGATGAAATGGTCCGGGCGCTGGAAGCAGGCATCAAGTGCTTCAACGTGGAATCCGAAGCCGAGCTTGAGTGCCTCAATGAGGTGGCCGGCCGCCGCGATCAGGTGGCCGCGATTTCCATTCGGGTCAATCCGGACGTCGACGCGCGCACGCATCCCTATATTTCCACAGGGCTCAAGGACAACAAGTTCGGCATCGCCATTGCCGATGCCGAGCGCGTCTACCAGCGCGCCGCCGAGCTCAGCCACGTCAATCCGGTCGGCATCGACTGTCATATCGGCTCGCAGCTCACCGAGCTCTCGCCCTTTCTGGACGCGCTGGACCGTTTGCTGGCGCTTTATGACCGACTCGGCGATCAGGGCATTCACATCGAGCATCTGGATCTGGGCGGCGGTCTGGGCGTGGATTACGCCGGTGAGACACCACCGCCGGTGGCGGACTATATCGCTGCCCTGCGTCAGCGCATCGGGGACCGCGACGTCGAGCTCATCTTCGAGCCCGGCCGTTCGATTGCCGCCAATGCCGGCGTTTTGCTCACCCGGATCGAGTATCTCAAACCCGGCGAGGCGAAAAACTTTGCCATCGTCGATGCCGCCATGAATGACCTGATCCGGCCGACGCTCTATCAGGCCTGGCAGAACATTACCCGGGTGGATCAGCGCCAGACGCACGAGACGAAGCACTGGGACATCGTCGGGCCGGTGTGCGAGTCCGGCGACTATCTGGGCAAGGACCGCGAACTGGCCGTTGCCCAGGGCGACCTGCTGGCCGTGCACTCCGCCGGCGCCTATGGCTTTGTGATGGCATCGAACTACAACACTCGATCACGTCCGCCGGAGGTCATGGTGGTGGGTGATCAGATGCATCTGGTACGCGAGCGCGAACCGCTGGCCGCGCTCTGGGCCGGCGAAGCACTGCTGCCGGAGGCGGCCATCGCGCCGCAGGGAAGCCACGCTTCATGA
- the lptM gene encoding LPS translocon maturation chaperone LptM yields MNRLILAMMTALVLAGCGQTGPLYMPDNQQARDRYDPQGDHQSGDVQADSAKQDNAQQGDDTERQSAVSVPDGDSSPETTTAGKVGGAATTVAPAAPAAAGQGGT; encoded by the coding sequence ATGAACCGCCTGATACTGGCCATGATGACTGCTCTGGTGCTGGCCGGCTGCGGCCAGACCGGTCCGCTTTATATGCCTGACAACCAGCAGGCCCGCGACCGCTACGACCCGCAGGGCGACCATCAATCAGGCGACGTCCAGGCGGACAGCGCAAAGCAGGATAATGCACAGCAGGGCGATGACACCGAGCGCCAGAGCGCAGTCAGCGTGCCCGATGGCGACAGCAGCCCCGAGACCACCACGGCGGGCAAGGTCGGCGGTGCGGCCACTACCGTAGCGCCGGCGGCACCGGCCGCTGCCGGTCAGGGGGGCACATGA
- the argH gene encoding argininosuccinate lyase — protein MTQTTNQSWGGRFSEPTDAFVAAFTASIGFDQRLYHHDIRGSIAHATMLARVGVLTDDERDAIVDGLTQIEAEIERGEIEWSVALEDIHMNIEARLTDRIGIVGKKLHTGRSRNDQIATDIRLYLRDGIDAVAGELSRLRQGLIELAEREADTIMPGFTHLQSAQPVTFGHHLLAWQEMIARDQERLLDARKRVNIMPLGAAALAGTTYPIDRHVTAELLGFERPAENSLDAVSDRDFAIEFTAFASVLMMHLSRMSEELVLWTSAQFDFIDLPDRFCTGSSIMPQKKNPDVPELVRGKTGRVYGHMMSLLTLMKSQPLAYNKDNQEDKEPLFDTLDTVLGSLRAFGDMIPAVRAKSDNMYAAAKRGFATATDLADYLVRQGVAFRDAHEIVGKAVAFGIEEGRDLSEMTLEELKRFSSHISDDIFDYLTLEGSVAARNHIGGTAPDQVRAAAQRARDALTRLPAHALDQKDGAQ, from the coding sequence ATGACGCAAACCACCAATCAATCCTGGGGCGGTCGCTTCAGCGAGCCCACCGACGCCTTCGTGGCGGCCTTTACCGCCTCCATCGGCTTCGACCAGCGCCTTTATCATCACGACATTCGCGGCTCGATTGCTCATGCCACCATGCTGGCACGTGTGGGCGTTCTGACCGATGACGAGCGTGACGCCATCGTGGACGGACTCACACAGATCGAGGCCGAGATCGAGCGCGGTGAGATCGAGTGGTCCGTGGCGCTTGAAGACATCCACATGAACATTGAAGCGCGTCTGACCGACCGCATCGGCATTGTCGGCAAGAAGCTGCACACCGGGCGCTCGCGCAACGATCAGATCGCCACCGACATCCGTTTGTACCTGCGTGATGGCATCGACGCCGTCGCCGGTGAGCTCTCGCGTCTGCGCCAGGGCCTGATCGAGCTTGCAGAGCGTGAGGCCGACACCATCATGCCGGGCTTTACCCATCTGCAGAGCGCCCAGCCCGTCACCTTTGGCCACCATCTGCTGGCCTGGCAGGAGATGATTGCCCGCGATCAGGAGCGCCTGCTCGACGCGCGCAAGCGGGTCAACATCATGCCGCTGGGTGCGGCAGCGCTGGCCGGCACGACCTACCCGATCGACCGTCACGTCACCGCCGAACTGCTGGGCTTTGAGCGCCCGGCCGAAAATTCGCTGGATGCGGTCAGCGACCGCGATTTCGCCATCGAATTCACGGCGTTTGCCAGCGTGCTGATGATGCACCTGTCTCGCATGAGCGAAGAACTGGTGCTGTGGACCAGCGCCCAGTTTGACTTCATCGACCTGCCCGATCGTTTTTGCACCGGCTCCTCGATCATGCCGCAGAAGAAAAATCCTGATGTGCCCGAGCTGGTACGCGGCAAGACCGGGCGCGTCTATGGCCACATGATGAGCCTTCTGACGCTGATGAAATCCCAGCCGCTGGCCTACAACAAGGACAATCAGGAAGACAAGGAGCCGCTGTTTGATACCCTCGACACCGTGCTCGGCTCCCTGCGCGCCTTTGGCGACATGATCCCGGCAGTGCGGGCCAAAAGCGACAACATGTATGCCGCCGCCAAACGTGGCTTTGCCACCGCAACAGACCTTGCCGACTACCTCGTTCGTCAGGGCGTGGCCTTTCGCGATGCCCACGAGATCGTCGGCAAGGCGGTCGCCTTCGGTATCGAAGAGGGACGTGATCTCTCCGAGATGACGCTTGAAGAGCTCAAGCGCTTCTCCAGCCATATCAGCGATGACATCTTTGACTACCTGACGCTGGAAGGCTCGGTGGCCGCACGCAACCACATCGGCGGCACGGCTCCCGACCAGGTGCGCGCCGCGGCCCAACGCGCCCGCGACGCGCTGACAAGACTTCCGGCCCACGCCCTTGATCAGAAGGATGGTGCCCAATGA
- the hemC gene encoding hydroxymethylbilane synthase, whose product MSDRATIRIATRKSQLALWQAEHVKSRLEALHPGLEVELVGMSTRGDRILDTPLAKIGGKGLFVKELEEAMLAGLADIAVHSMKDVPMSFPEGLGLHAILDRGAPTDAFVSNDYPNFDALPQGARIGTSSLRRALQIRAARPDLEVLSLRGNVQTRLGKLDGGEFDAIVLATSGLERLNLDMRIAERLAPEVMLPACGQGALGIECRSDDETLRALIAPLIDPSSSLRVRAERAMNTRLEGGCQVPIGGYAVLEDNDQTLWLRALVGAPDGSQVIHAEARGPADDPETLGIQVAEELLTRGAGAILDAVYADERPPR is encoded by the coding sequence GTGTCCGACAGAGCCACGATCAGAATTGCCACCCGCAAGAGTCAGCTCGCCCTGTGGCAGGCGGAACACGTCAAGTCTCGTCTCGAGGCCCTGCATCCCGGGCTTGAGGTCGAACTTGTAGGCATGTCCACCCGCGGGGATCGCATTCTGGATACGCCGCTGGCCAAGATTGGCGGCAAGGGCCTGTTCGTCAAGGAGCTCGAGGAGGCGATGCTGGCAGGCCTTGCCGATATCGCCGTGCACTCCATGAAGGATGTCCCGATGAGTTTCCCCGAAGGGCTCGGGTTGCATGCCATTCTGGATCGCGGTGCGCCCACCGACGCCTTTGTCTCCAACGACTATCCGAATTTTGATGCGCTGCCGCAGGGCGCGCGCATCGGCACCTCGAGTCTTCGTCGCGCCCTGCAGATCCGTGCCGCCCGGCCCGATCTGGAAGTGCTCAGCCTGCGCGGCAATGTCCAGACCCGGCTTGGCAAGCTCGACGGCGGCGAGTTTGACGCGATCGTGCTGGCTACCTCCGGGCTTGAGCGGCTCAATCTGGACATGCGCATTGCCGAACGGCTGGCCCCGGAGGTCATGCTGCCGGCCTGTGGTCAGGGCGCGCTTGGCATCGAATGTCGCAGCGATGATGAGACCCTGAGAGCGCTGATCGCGCCGTTGATTGATCCCTCCTCCAGCCTTCGGGTGCGAGCCGAAAGGGCCATGAACACGCGCCTTGAAGGGGGCTGTCAGGTACCCATTGGCGGTTATGCGGTGCTGGAAGACAACGATCAGACGCTGTGGCTGCGAGCGCTGGTCGGCGCACCCGATGGCTCACAGGTCATCCATGCCGAAGCGCGCGGGCCGGCCGACGACCCGGAAACCCTGGGCATTCAGGTGGCTGAAGAGCTGCTCACCCGTGGTGCCGGCGCCATTCTTGATGCCGTCTACGCCGACGAACGGCCGCCGCGCTGA
- a CDS encoding uroporphyrinogen-III synthase yields MSLSCSTRHDVALIARPGARAQALEQALEAIGLAPLSLDIMTLVAREPDPQARTLLYDLDNFRHVICTSPFAATCLIEAIEARWPQLPTGIDFHATGVSTAEVLKVGLGVEVSAPAPGTGSASEALLELPGLQTVAGERVALVSGEGGRELIEQTLFERGAEVSRLSLYERRLQPPGEDMRDRLARGEFAVLIVTSQEQLEYLERWCTPVTRKRPLVVSSQRLATMADRDHFECVFIAGDATPQTLAETSAMAWQQALGIPD; encoded by the coding sequence ATGTCCCTTTCGTGTTCGACCCGGCATGATGTTGCCCTGATTGCCCGCCCCGGTGCCCGCGCGCAGGCGCTGGAGCAGGCGCTCGAAGCGATCGGGCTGGCGCCCCTTTCTCTGGACATCATGACTTTGGTCGCACGCGAACCGGACCCACAGGCGCGCACGCTCCTGTATGATCTGGACAACTTCCGTCATGTCATCTGCACCAGTCCGTTTGCCGCGACCTGTCTGATCGAGGCCATCGAGGCACGCTGGCCACAGCTGCCCACCGGTATCGATTTTCATGCCACCGGCGTGAGCACCGCAGAGGTGTTGAAGGTCGGACTGGGCGTTGAGGTCAGCGCCCCGGCACCGGGCACGGGCAGTGCCAGTGAAGCACTGCTTGAGCTGCCGGGGCTTCAGACTGTCGCCGGGGAGCGGGTCGCGCTGGTCTCGGGCGAGGGCGGACGCGAGCTGATTGAGCAGACGCTTTTTGAGCGTGGCGCCGAGGTATCACGGCTGTCACTCTATGAACGACGGCTACAGCCACCCGGCGAAGACATGCGTGACCGGCTGGCGCGAGGCGAGTTTGCGGTACTGATCGTGACCAGCCAGGAGCAGCTCGAGTACCTTGAACGATGGTGTACCCCGGTGACCCGGAAGCGACCGCTGGTCGTTTCCAGCCAGCGATTGGCTACAATGGCAGACAGGGATCACTTCGAATGTGTTTTCATTGCCGGCGATGCCACGCCGCAGACATTGGCAGAGACCTCGGCCATGGCCTGGCAGCAGGCGCTAGGCATACCCGATTAA
- a CDS encoding uroporphyrinogen-III C-methyltransferase, with translation MSKQENDNDDRSNASSGSASTGDASIHGAATGTGTGGAAENAAVTGENARTGSMTGPGSAQSGVSSSGRPFEPGDMRPEHRPRQKGGRRSILLPVLLVLLLLALAALGFGAWLFEQQRNAMDQLRQDVNQVQQSSSQSSREVSSALESRDQRLGQLQSKLQENDQALSRVMEELTRSQQTDERQWQNAEIEYLLRMANQRLQLERDISGAQSLLETADQRLQQIDNPAQLPVRRAIASELSELKSLPEVDRNGLFLTLSAMADRVDELPLSQESEALAAQKDDGSLFTGGWREQLSRMGTQLKDLVTVRRHDEPLEALITPAQEGYLRQNVRLLLEQAQLGVMRSNQAIYQDSLERAGTLITTYFRTDDSNVQRLREQIQSLSQRNISPELPDISGSINALERLQQARQSGQSGQSSQNGQSSQSGQNNQGSQSGQGASS, from the coding sequence ATGAGCAAGCAGGAAAACGATAACGACGATCGCAGCAATGCATCTTCCGGCAGTGCGTCTACTGGTGATGCATCGATTCATGGCGCCGCGACAGGCACCGGGACCGGTGGGGCGGCGGAAAATGCCGCAGTGACCGGTGAAAATGCGCGTACCGGCAGCATGACCGGGCCGGGCTCGGCCCAGTCCGGTGTCAGCAGCAGCGGTCGGCCGTTCGAACCCGGTGATATGCGTCCCGAGCATCGCCCGCGCCAGAAGGGGGGTCGTCGTTCTATATTGCTGCCCGTTTTACTTGTTCTGCTGTTGCTGGCTTTGGCAGCCCTCGGCTTTGGCGCCTGGTTGTTCGAGCAGCAGCGCAACGCGATGGATCAGTTGCGTCAGGATGTCAATCAGGTCCAGCAGAGCAGCAGTCAGTCTTCCCGCGAGGTTTCAAGCGCGCTTGAGTCGCGTGACCAGCGCCTTGGCCAGCTTCAGTCAAAGCTGCAGGAAAACGATCAGGCGCTGTCGCGCGTGATGGAAGAGCTGACGCGCAGTCAGCAGACTGACGAGCGCCAGTGGCAAAACGCCGAGATCGAATACCTGCTGCGCATGGCCAACCAGCGTCTGCAGCTCGAGCGGGATATCAGCGGTGCCCAGTCGCTGCTTGAAACCGCTGATCAGCGCCTGCAGCAGATCGACAACCCGGCCCAGCTGCCGGTACGCCGTGCGATTGCCTCTGAACTCTCCGAGCTGAAAAGCCTGCCCGAGGTGGATCGCAACGGCCTGTTTTTGACGCTCTCGGCAATGGCCGATCGCGTTGATGAGCTGCCGCTGTCCCAGGAAAGTGAAGCGCTGGCTGCGCAGAAGGATGACGGCTCGCTCTTTACCGGTGGCTGGCGCGAACAGCTCTCGCGCATGGGCACTCAGCTCAAGGATCTGGTCACGGTGCGCCGTCACGACGAGCCGCTGGAGGCACTGATTACGCCTGCACAGGAAGGCTATCTGCGTCAGAACGTGCGTTTGCTGCTGGAACAGGCCCAGCTGGGTGTCATGCGCAGCAATCAGGCGATCTATCAGGACAGCCTTGAGCGCGCCGGCACGCTGATCACGACCTATTTCCGCACCGACGACAGCAATGTTCAGCGTCTGCGCGAGCAGATCCAGTCGCTGTCACAGCGCAATATCAGCCCTGAGCTGCCTGACATCAGTGGCTCAATCAATGCACTGGAGCGTTTGCAGCAAGCCCGTCAGAGCGGCCAATCGGGTCAGTCCAGCCAGAATGGCCAGTCCAGCCAGAGCGGCCAGAATAATCAGGGCAGCCAGAGCGGCCAGGGGGCGTCTTCATGA